In Comamonas koreensis, the genomic stretch TTTTCGAGCTGATCGCGCTCGTCCTCGAGCATGCGCTGCTCGCGCAGCATCAGGCCGGTGAGGCGGTTGGATTGGCGCAGGTACAGGTAGAACGCGAGCAGGCCCACGATACTGACGATGGCAATGCCCAGGCGTGCGAGGGTCAGGGACTTGAGAATCTCGGCCTCGTTGTGCATGCGCCGCTCGTTGCTGTGGATCACCAGCTCGTTGCTGAGCCTGCGCATGCTGTCCATCGTGGCCTTGGCTTCCGGGCTTTTGACCAGGAAACGCCAGGCCTCTTCCAGGCCCTCGCGCCGCAGTGCAATGCCCGTATCCATCTGGGTCAGGCGTTTGGCCACTTCACGGCCCAGCATCGACGAGGTCTGCAGGTCCTCGGGGAAGACGCTGTAGATGGCGCGCAGCTCATCGACCGCGTTGTTGACGTTGGTGCAGGCCTGCTGGTAGGCCGTCAGATTGCTGTCTTCGCCACTGAGCAGATAGCCGCGCGCATGGGTTTCTGCATCCACGACCTGCTGCATCAGCTTGTCCAGCGTGGTGCGCGTCTGGTAGGTGACCGTGAGGTTCTGCAGCGAATCGTGCGAGCGGTAGTAACCAGCTTCGTTGATGCCGATCAGCACGGCAGCGGCCAAAAAGGCGGCTGGCAAACTGATGGCCCATTTGCGCAAGCGAGACCAACGCATGGAGCTTCCTTTTTTGATGGTTTTTGGTTTATGCGAGTGATAATAGAGCAAACTTCGGGCAGCGCCAGCATGGGGCCGGTGCTGCAGTCTGCGCTGCATGAGGGGATATATGATTAAAGTTGGTATCGTCGATGACCACGCGATTGTGCGCTCGGGCCTCAAGCAATTTTTGGCCGAGCATGTCGATCTGCGCGTCGTAGGAGAGGCGGCCAACGGCCGTGAAGCCATTGACCTGGTGCGCAAGGAAGAGATCGACGTGTTGATCATGGACCTGTCCATGCCCGGCCAAAGCGGTATTGATGCGCTGGCCATGCTGCGCGCCAAGGCGCCCGACATGGGCATTCTGATCCTGAGCGGCTACCCCGAGGCCCATTATGCGATCAACCTGATCCGCCAAGGCGCCAGCGGCTACCTCAACAAGGAGTGCGACCCATCCGAGATTGTGGAGGCGCTGCGCACGATTTCGCTGGGCAAGCGCTACCTGACGCCGGCAGTGGCCGATCTGCTGGCCCAGCAGCTGCATCGCAAAGAGGATGCGCCCCCGCACGAGCAGCTCTCGGAGCGCGAATTTCAGGTGTTCTTGAAGCTGGCCAAGGGTGAGACGGCCGGCAATATTGCCGACCAGCTCTCGCTCAGCGTCAAGACCGTGAGCACCTACCGCACGCGTTTGATGGAGAAGATGGGCCTGGCATCGAACAGCGACCTGACCTACTACGCGCTGAAAAACGGGCTGATCGACTGAGCGCGCAGCGCCGTGCAAAACCAGCGGCCCATTTGGGCCGCTTTTTTGTGGTTGTCTGCAGGGCCAAATGGTGGGCCTCATGGTGGCGTCACTGCAGCTGGGATGTACGCTCCACGCAGTAGTCGATCAGCGCATCGATGTCTTCGGATTTGTCGAAAAC encodes the following:
- a CDS encoding response regulator transcription factor translates to MIKVGIVDDHAIVRSGLKQFLAEHVDLRVVGEAANGREAIDLVRKEEIDVLIMDLSMPGQSGIDALAMLRAKAPDMGILILSGYPEAHYAINLIRQGASGYLNKECDPSEIVEALRTISLGKRYLTPAVADLLAQQLHRKEDAPPHEQLSEREFQVFLKLAKGETAGNIADQLSLSVKTVSTYRTRLMEKMGLASNSDLTYYALKNGLID
- a CDS encoding CHASE3 domain-containing protein, with product MRWSRLRKWAISLPAAFLAAAVLIGINEAGYYRSHDSLQNLTVTYQTRTTLDKLMQQVVDAETHARGYLLSGEDSNLTAYQQACTNVNNAVDELRAIYSVFPEDLQTSSMLGREVAKRLTQMDTGIALRREGLEEAWRFLVKSPEAKATMDSMRRLSNELVIHSNERRMHNEAEILKSLTLARLGIAIVSIVGLLAFYLYLRQSNRLTGLMLREQRMLEDERDQLEKQVRQRTATLGELATHLQQVREDERAHLARELHDELGALLTTAKLDVARLKSKIDMAAPDVQERIKHLIETLNSGIALKRRIIENLRPSSLSNLGLTASLEILAKEFSESSNVAVELSLEQINVPEAMQLSIYRLIQESLTNIGKYAQARNVLISLQSHPKHVFVQVRDDGVGFNPSQAHPNSHGLAGMRHRIEASGGRLHIASAPQQGTTISANLPQN